The sequence GGTCTTCACCCAGGAGGTGCGCGACGACACGGGCACCGCCGTCGGCTGGCGGGCGAAGGCGGCGCGCTGATGCCCACGGCGAACGACACGGTCTCGCTGGGCAGCACCGCCTACACGGTGGTGAAGCGCGCCATCCTCCGCTGCCAGCTGACACCTGGCCAGCAGGTCAGCGAGAGCCAGCTGGCCGGCCAGTACGGGCTCGGCCGCGCGGCCGTCCGTACGGCGTTGAGCCGGCTGAGCCAGGAGGACCTTGTACAGCCGGTCGCGCGCAGCGGCCACCTGATCGCGCCGATCACGCTCGCCGGCGTGCGCGACGTCTTCGACGTCCGGATGCACCTGGAACCGCCGGCCGCGCGCCGGGCCGCGGGCGGCGGCGCCGACCTCGCCGTGCTGCGTGAGCTCGAGCTCGCCTGCCGGGCGGAGCGCTACGAACCTGGCGACGACGACGCCGTCGACCGGTTCCTGCGCGCCAACACCGCACTGCACGTCGGCATCGTCGCCGCCGGCGGCAACAGCAGGATGGCCGGCATCGTGCGCGGGCTACTGGAGGCGAGCGAGCGCTTCTTCCACCTCGCGCTCGGCCGCACCGACAGGAACGACGAGATGTACCACGAGCACCACGACCTGATCGACGCTATGGTCGCCGGCAACCCCGACCAAGCCCACGCGGTGTGCGTAGAGCAGATCGAGGCGTCAAAACGCATGGTCGTGGACGCCCTCCTGTCGACCAGCGACCTCCGCGACGTCAACCTCGCCTGACCCCGCCGGTCCGGGCGTCAGTGGCCGGGGTCGACGACGAGTTCTACGCGCTGGAACTCCTTCAGCTCCGAGTAGCCGGTCGTCGCCATGGCGCGGCGTAGGGCGCCGACGAAGTTCATCGAGCCGTCCGGCACCTTCGACGGGCCCAGCAGTACCTGCTCGAGCGACCCGACGGTGCCGACGTGGACGCGCTCGCCGCGGGGCAGTTCGCCGTGTGTCGCCTCGGCACCCCAGTGCCAGCCGCGGCCCGGGGCCTCCGCCGCCCGCGCGAGCGGTGACCCGACCATCACCGCGTCGGCGCCGCAGGCGAGCGCCTTCGTCATGTCGCCGCTGCGCGACATGCCGCCGTCGGCGATCACGTGGACGTACCGACCGCCGGACTCGTCCAGGTAGTCGCGGCGCGCGGCCGCGACGTCCGCGATGGCCGTGGCCATCGGCACCGCGACGCCGAGCACCTTCCGCGTCGTGTGCGCGGAGCCGCCGCCGAACCCGACGAGCACGCCCGCCGCGCCGGTACGCATCAGGTGCTGCGCGGCCTGGTACGTGGCGCAGCCGCCCACCACGACCGGCACGTCGAGCTCGTAGATGAACTGCTTCAGGTTCAGCGGCTCGGCCCGGCTGGACACGTGCTCGGCGGAGACCGTGGTGCCACGGATCACGAAGATGTCGGCGCCGGCATCCACCACGGTCTTGTAGTACTGCACCGTACGTTGCGGGGTGAGCGCGCCGGCGACGACGACGCCGCCCTGCCTGACCTCCTCGATCCGGCGGCCGATCAGCTCCTCCTTGATCGGCTCCGCGTAGATCTCCTGCAGCCGCCTGGTCGCGGCCTCGTCGGGCAGCTCACCGGCCTCTGCGAGCAACGGCTCCGGGTCCTCGTACCGGGTCCACAGCCCCTCCAGGTCGAGCACGGCGAGGCCGCCGAGCCGCCCCACGGTGATCGCGGTGGCCGGCGAGACGACGCTGTCCATCGGCGGGACCACGAGCGGCATCTCGAACCGGTACGCGTCGATCTGCCACGCGACGGAAACCTCTTCAGGGTCACGGGTACGCCTGGACGGCACTATCGCCACGTCCTCGAAGCCGTACGCCACCCGGCCCCGCTTGCCCCGACCGATCTCCAACTCCGTCATGCGCCTCCTTCGCAGTCCTCAGCGGCCGTGGTAGTTCGGCGCCTCGACGGTCATCGCGATGTCGTGCGGGTGGCTCTCGGTGAGCCCGGCGGCGGTGATCCTGACGAACCGCCCGTTGTCATACATCTCCGGGAGCGTCGACGCCCCGACGTAGCCCATCGCCTGCCGCAGTCCGCCGATCAGCTGGTGCGAGACGGCGGAGAGTGGACCACGGTACGGCACCTGGCCCTCGACGCCCTCGGCGATCACCTTGTCGTCGGTGAGCACGTCGTCCTGGAAGTAGCGGTCCTTGGAGTACGACTTCTGCCCGCCGCGCGACTGCATTGCGCTCAGCGACCCCATGCCCCGGTACGCCTTGTACTGCTTGCCGTTGATGAACAACAGCTCGCCCGGGCTCTCCTCGCAGCCGGCGAGCAGGCTGCCGAGCATGACGGTGTCCGCGCCGGCCACGATCGCCTTCGCGATGTCGCCGGAGTACTGCAGGCCGCCGTC is a genomic window of Streptosporangiales bacterium containing:
- a CDS encoding FCD domain-containing protein, with protein sequence MPTANDTVSLGSTAYTVVKRAILRCQLTPGQQVSESQLAGQYGLGRAAVRTALSRLSQEDLVQPVARSGHLIAPITLAGVRDVFDVRMHLEPPAARRAAGGGADLAVLRELELACRAERYEPGDDDAVDRFLRANTALHVGIVAAGGNSRMAGIVRGLLEASERFFHLALGRTDRNDEMYHEHHDLIDAMVAGNPDQAHAVCVEQIEASKRMVVDALLSTSDLRDVNLA
- a CDS encoding GuaB3 family IMP dehydrogenase-related protein produces the protein MTELEIGRGKRGRVAYGFEDVAIVPSRRTRDPEEVSVAWQIDAYRFEMPLVVPPMDSVVSPATAITVGRLGGLAVLDLEGLWTRYEDPEPLLAEAGELPDEAATRRLQEIYAEPIKEELIGRRIEEVRQGGVVVAGALTPQRTVQYYKTVVDAGADIFVIRGTTVSAEHVSSRAEPLNLKQFIYELDVPVVVGGCATYQAAQHLMRTGAAGVLVGFGGGSAHTTRKVLGVAVPMATAIADVAAARRDYLDESGGRYVHVIADGGMSRSGDMTKALACGADAVMVGSPLARAAEAPGRGWHWGAEATHGELPRGERVHVGTVGSLEQVLLGPSKVPDGSMNFVGALRRAMATTGYSELKEFQRVELVVDPGH